One genomic region from Yarrowia lipolytica chromosome 1C, complete sequence encodes:
- a CDS encoding uncharacterized protein (Compare to YALI0C21912g, similar to uniprot|Q6CIA4 Yarrowia lipolytica YALI0A00198g), with product MLISPAIAANWATMVLRQMQVATSVVYILSLDMKDAKTHFDKGIKVVEAVGILAVGIGPLWRKPMVSAAKLQSWKISPYQFTAAILTLSTVLVSLAAVFLFVVKNYFLVVIVVFVNSVLVNEIKWAEAYFSTNWLPKNKYLEMFEKSKNIILLFTIFPAMIATWIRTVWLFVPIPVALLLISYFLAFKLERLLDQQVKYKQMLEDNAEYTPLAEWNDPNSYDYYKIDIKQESWGQFYTYYFFQFL from the coding sequence ATGTTAATCTCTCCAGCCATTGCCGCCAACTGGGCCACCATGGTGCTCCGACAAATGCAAGTGGCAACCAGTGTGGTTTACATACTCAGTCTCGACATGAAGGACGCCAAAACACATTTCGACAAGGGAATAAAGGTAGTGGAAGCAGTGGGAATCCTTGCTGTTGGTATTGGCCCGCTCTGGAGAAAACCCATGGTTTCTGCTGCCAAACTGCAGAGTTGGAAGATATCTCCTTACCAATTCACAGCTGCCATTCTCACCctatctacagtactcgtaaGTCTAGCAGCGGTCTTCCTTTTTGTCGTGAAGAACTACTTTCTAGTTGTtattgttgtttttgtcaACTCGGTGCTGGTCAATGAAATCAAATGGGCTGAGGCCTACTTTTCCACCAATTGGTTGCCTAAAAACAAGTACCTGGAGATGTTTGAAAAGAGCAAGAATATTATTCTGCTGTTCACCATTTTTCCTGCCATGATTGCCACCTGGATCCGAACTGTGTGGTTGTTTGTTCCTATTCCTGTGGCTCTTTTGCTCATATCCTACTTCCTGGCCTTCAAATTGGAACGTCTTCTCGACCAGCAAGTCAAGTACAAACAGATGCTTGAAGACAATGCTGAATACACTCCTCTTGCCGAGTGGAATGACCCCAACTCGTATGACTATTACAAGATTGACATTAAGCAGGAGAGCTGGGGTCAATTCTACACCTATTATTTCTTCCAGTTTTTGTGA
- a CDS encoding uncharacterized protein (Compare to YALI0C21934g, similar to Saccharomyces cerevisiae YBL036C; ancestral locus Anc_3.324, similar to uniprot|P38197 Saccharomyces cerevisiae YBL036c), which yields MLKTAVRMSRVSELSHNYNQIKTSVSALSPTTRLVCVSKYKPASDIQAVYDLGQRHFGENYVQELMEKVANLPQEIQWHFIGSLQSNKCAQLAKNIPNLWVETVDGEKKAKKLNDAREQSEYKDKAPVHVFVQVNTSGESQKSGLDPEDVSKVVDYIIKECPQLKLAGLMTIGSIEQSKASEENKDFATLVQIRDSIEQAFDITGLELSMGMSSDFEEAIKQGSTNVRIGSTIFGGRMTKEEAKTA from the coding sequence ATGCTCAAAACCGCCGTCCGAATGTCTCGAGTATCCGAATTATCGCACAATTACAACCAGATCAAGACCTCTGTGTCTGCTCTGTCCCCCACCACCAGActggtgtgtgtgtccaAATACAAGCCTGCCAGTGACATTCAGGCAGTTTATGATCTTGGACAGCGACATTTCGGCGAGAACTACGTCCAGGAGCtcatggagaaggtggccaACCTTCCCCAGGAGATTCAGTGGCACTTTATCGGCTCTTTGCAATCCAATAAATGTGCCCAGCTGGCTAAGAACATCCCCAACCTGTGGGTCGAAACCGTGGACGGAGaaaagaaggccaagaagctcaacgaCGCCCGCGAACAGAGCGAGTACAAAGACAAGGCTCCCGTACACGTGTTTGTGCAGGTTAACACCTCTGGCGAGTCGCAAAAGTCCGGTCTGGACCCTGAGGATGTCTCCAAGGTAGTAGATTACATTATTAAGGAGTGTCCTCAGCTGAAGCTGGCCGGTCTCATGACCATCGGCTCAATTGAGCAGTCCAAGGCCTCggaggagaacaaggactTTGCCACGCTGGTACAGATCAGAGACTCTATTGAGCAGGCTTTTGATATCACAGGTCTGGAGCTGTCCATGGGCATGTCTTCTGACTTTGAGGAAGCCATCAAGCAGGGATCCACCAATGTGAGAATTGGATCGACCATTTTCGGAGGACGAatgaccaaggaggaagcCAAGACTGCATGA
- a CDS encoding uncharacterized protein (Compare to YALI0C21956g, similar to Saccharomyces cerevisiae LSG1 (YGL099W); ancestral locus Anc_6.163, similar to uniprot|P53145 Saccharomyces cerevisiae YGL099w) encodes MNKTPLHSDVVKPKGPPSGPKPQYHKKKTPNNTGLGKTLMNRKAKEGRVYVTDSGETRYTTEENKEAGWVKLRSVTQEKALDEFLATAELADTDFTAERRAHTTIINTHDNSNPYLLTKAEAEKLREKQLENAGKLTVPRRPVWTEDTTSTQLDREEKEAFLRWRRSLAELQENQDLLLTPFERNIEVWRQLWRVCERSDLVVQIVDGRNPLQFRSEDLELYVKEIDPRKRNLLLVNKADLMTEEQRQIWADYFKKHGIRYAFFSAAKAKEELEALEAREEAQATKKPAKKPVKNDDSDDEVSALERELAQFVPKEESEDEDEEEDEEDEEDDVEPSVTEIQEAVPANAHEEAKATDESKPDTENMHYSVMATPTSILSVDQLEQLFLAEAPAPMQPAPAGQEPRLNIGLVGYPNVGKSSTINALVGSNKVSVSATPGKTKHFQTILLSPKVMLCDCPGLVFPNFGNTNGELVCNGVLPIDQLREFTGPATLVSRRVPKYFLESVYGIKIYTRPVDEGGLGYPTATEFLVAYAKARGYMRGASQGNPDESRAARYVLKDYVNGKLLYCHPPPDYREDLDDEDAGILFNKGLYTLNQLPPSRQKQLLDAAVHSGIAREDFDLERDIDKLSFSQHATGAGGFGGKGFSSLGEHLDADYFGKNSSGGNMSTPFHQRGAAQGTKKHFKGKKVKARNARSTNDNYGGTYGDII; translated from the coding sequence ATGAACAAAACACCGTTGCATTCCGATGTGGTCAAGCCCAAGGGTCCCCCCTCGGGACCCAAGCCGCAGTAccacaaaaagaagacccCCAACAACACGGGACTCGGAAAGACTCTGATGAACCGAAAGGCCAAGGAAGGACGAGTCTACGTGACCGATTCTGGAGAGACCCGATACACAACcgaggagaacaaggaggcCGGGTGGGTCAAGCTGCGATCCGTCACCCAAGAGAAGGCTCtggacgagtttctggCCACCGCCGAGCTGGCTGACACTGATTTCACCGCTGAGCGACGAGCCCACACCACCATTATCAACACCCATGACAACTCCAACCCTTACCTTTTGACCAAGGCTgaggccgagaagctgcgtgagaagcagctggagaacgCCGGCAAGCTGACTGTTCCCCGACGACCTGTTTGGACTGAAGATACCACCTCCACCCAGCTCGATcgagaggagaaggaggcgtTTCTGCGATGGCGACGAAGTCTGGCGGAGCTGCAGGAGAACCAGGATCTGCTTCTGACGCCATTCGAGCGAAACATTGAGGTGTGGCGCCAGCTGTGGCGAGTGTGCGAGCGATCCGATCTGGTTGTGCAGATTGTCGATGGGCGAAACCCTCTGCAGTTCCGATCCGAGGATCTGGAGTTGTatgtcaaggagattgaccCCCGTAAGCGaaacctgctgctggttaACAAGGCTGACCTGATGACCGAGGAGCAGCGACAGATCTGGGCCGACTATTTCAAGAAACACGGAATTCGATacgccttcttctctgctgccaaggccaaggaggagctggaggctctggaggcccGAGAAGAGGCTCAGGCTACCAAGAAGCccgccaagaagcccgtCAAGAATGACGattccgacgacgaggtgtCGGCTCTCGAGCGAGAACTTGCACAGTTTGTCCCTaaggaggagtctgaggatgaggatgaggaggaagacgaagaagacgaggaagacgacGTTGAGCCTTCTGTCAccgagatccaggaggCCGTTCCTGCTAACGCCCatgaggaggccaaggctaCCGACGAGTCCAAGCCTGACACAGAGAACATGCACTATTCCGTCATGGCCACCCCCACATCTATCCTGTCTGTGGACcagctcgagcagctgTTCCTCGCCGAGGCTCCTGCTCCCATGCAGCCCGCTCCCGCTGGCCAGGAACCCCGCCTGAACATTGGTCTGGTCGGTTACCCTAACGTTGGTAAGTCTTCTACCATCAACGCCCTGGTGGGCTCCAACAAggtgtctgtttctgccaCCCCTGGAAAGACCAAGCACTTCCAAACTATCCTGCTGTCACCCAAGGTGATGCTGTGTGATTGTCCCGGTCTGGTGTTCCCCAACTTCGGTAACACCAACGGAGAACTGGTGTGTAACGGTGTGCTTCCCATCGACCAGCTGCGTGAGTTCACCGGTCCCGCGACCCTCGTGTCTCGACGAGTGCCCAAGTACTTCCTCGAGTCCGTCTACGGTATCAAGATCTACACTCGTCCGGTCGATGAGGGCGGTCTCGGATATCCCACAGCCACAGAATTCCTTGTGGCCTACGCCAAGGCACGAGGATACATGCGTGGAGCCTCTCAGGGTAATCCCGACGAGTCGCGAGCTGCTCGATacgtgctcaaggactACGTTAACGGAAAGCTGCTCTACTGTCATCCTCCTCCCGACTACAGAGAGGATCTGGATGACGAAGATGCCGGTATTCTCTTCAACAAGGGTCTGTACACCCTCAACCAGCTGCCTCCCTCGCGtcagaagcagctgcttgatgctgctgttcacTCTGGCATTGCTCGAGAGGATTTTGACCTTGAGCGAGACATTGACAAACTGTCTTTCTCCCAGCATGCCACTGGAGCCGGTGGTTTCGGTGGTAAAGGattttcttctctcggCGAGCATCTGGACGCTGACTACTTTGGAAAGAACTCATCAGGAGGCAACATGAGCACCCCCTTCCACCAGCGAGGTGCTGCTCAGGGCACCAAGAAGCATttcaagggcaagaaggtcaaggccCGAAACGCCCGGTCCACCAACGACAACTACGGCGGAACCTACGGCGATATTATTTAA
- a CDS encoding uncharacterized protein (Compare to YALI0C21978g, similar to uniprot|Q6C1D9 Yarrowia lipolytica YALI0F17160g) → MLQIPPELVDEICSYLNFKDIVSICGADPDFIPESAMRHVLLQQCPCYDMEYSQGDDWKSCATGYLKVDTNVFEPTLGCPVFINQSLPSDFDCLCKDRVLNGPFVYNDRGVFIGNRFLDFTESPETPSTSSLPKKSHVSSFQDAVIYDKHMMRVRGKIITEKCTPEVMTAVFSNNDGELIINMKDLSASETPLPAFGCHLPGKMSFKLQVVGKTAIVAFVGGEARYSSIVSPKKATVQAERGCLLLRAPAGLLFYDGHVFDVIIDSHWRPIVQSSKSTEVLPKEWDLSRHHRVEQDSRYRHYALIYNHNGLVTALVDLKTHRLKQLTDVSDIAREHTSPIDVYLTVVGLSNGSVAVWRYTKQYLENKYRQQHGVDMIPEEANSLIQGI, encoded by the coding sequence ATGTTGCAAATACCCCCGGAATTAGTTGACGAAATATGCAGCTATCTCAACTTCAAAGACATTGTTTCGATATGTGGGGCCGATCCAGACTTCATTCCCGAGTCCGCTATGCGACATGTTTTGCTCCAACAATGTCCATGCTATGATATGGAGTACAGTCAAGGCGATGATTGGAAGTCGTGTGCGACCGGGTACTTGAAGGTTGATACCAATGTGTTTGAACCGACTCTGGGCTGTCCAGTTTTCATCAATCAGTCTCTTCCTTCCGATTTTGACTGTCTCTGTAAAGACAGGGTTCTTAACGGACCGTTTGTTTACAATGACAGAGGGGTGTTCATTGGCAACAGGTTTCTGGATTTTACCGAGTCTCCGGAGACTCCCAGcacctcttctctgccTAAAAAATCTCACGTTTCCAGCTTTCAGGATGCTGTCATCTATGACAAACACATGATGAGGGTGCGAGGAAAGATAATCACTGAGAAATGCACGCCAGAAGTCATGACAGCGGTTTTCAGCAACAATGATGGAGAATTGATCATAAATATGAAAGATCTGAGCGCCTCGGAGACTCCTCTTCCCGCTTTCGGATGTCATTTGCCCGGAAAGATGTCCTTCAAGTTACAGGTTGTGGGAAAGACAGCTATTGTGGCTTTTGTAGGGGGCGAAGCGCGATATTCGAGTATCGTGAGCCCTAAAAAAGCCACGGTCCAAGCTGAGAGAGGTTGTTTATTGTTGAGAGCTCCAGCCGGGCTCTTGTTTTACGATGGACATGTGTTTGATGTGATCATCGACAGTCATTGGAGACCAATTGTGCAAAGCTCAAAGTCCACAGAAGTGCTTCCAAAGGAGTGGGATCTAAGTAGGCATCATAGGGTGGAACAAGACAGTAGGTATCGCCACTATGCCTTGATTTATAATCACAACGGTTTGGTTACTGCCCTCGTCGACTTGAAGACTCACAGACTGAAACAGTTGACCGACGTCTCGGACATTGCGCGGGAACACACTTCCCCGATAGATGTTTATCTCACGGTTGTGGGCTTATCCAACGGttctgttgctgtgtgGAGGTATACAAAGCAGTACTTGGAGAACAAGTAtcgacagcagcatggaGTTGATATGATACCTGAAGAGGCGAACAGTTTGATTCAAGGAATATAG
- a CDS encoding uncharacterized protein (Compare to YALI0C22000g, similar to uniprot|Q04432 Saccharomyces cerevisiae YDR533c) has product MAPPPMKALIAVTCYNDSFYPDGKKTGVYFTEAYHPFMAFWAAGFDVQFVSEDGTFGYDEKSLDPINCSDKEMEDLRNPDSSFSKCSAKVTTADKVNGKDYGIIFFAGGHGTIHDFCDAPKLAKLASEVYFNNGILAAVCHGPAIFNNLKGPDGKPLIQGKTITGFHDQGETDMGLDEILKQRSLPTIRQIAANVGANYQAPPDPWKDFSLSDQRIVTGANPASATSTAIKAIELYNKL; this is encoded by the coding sequence ATGGCTCCCCCTCCCATGAAAGCCCTGATTGCAGTCACCTGCTACAACGACTCCTTCTACCCTGACGGAAAGAAGACCGGCGTCTACTTCACCGAGGCCTACCACCCCTTCATGGCCTTCTGGGCCGCCGGCTTCGACGTCCAGTTTGTGTCTGAGGACGGAACCTTTGGCTACGACGAAAAGTCTCTGGACCCCATCAACTGCTccgacaaggagatggaggaccTGCGAAACCCCGACAGCTCCTTTTCCAAGTGCTCCGCCAAGGTGACAACCGCCGACAAGGTCAACGGCAAGGACTACGGCATCATTTTCTTCGCCGGCGGCCACGGTACCATCCACGACTTCTGCGACGCCCCCAAGCTCGCCAAGCTCGCCTCCGAGGTCTACTTCAACAACGGTATTCTTGCAGCTGTGTGCCATGGCCCCGCCATCTtcaacaacctcaaggGCCCCGACGGCAAGCCCCTGATCCAGGGCAAGACCATCACCGGCTTCCACGACCAGGGAGAGACCGACATGGGTCTagacgagattctcaagcagCGATCTCTGCCCACCATCCGACAGATTGCCGCCAACGTCGGCGCCAACTACCAGGCTCCTCCTGATCCCTGGAAGGACTTCTCCCTGTCCGATCAGCGAATCGTGACCGGTGCCAACCCCGCCTCCGCCACCTCCACTGCCATCAAGGCCATCGAGCTCTACAACAAGTTGTAG
- a CDS encoding uncharacterized protein (Compare to YALI0C22022g, similar to uniprot|Q6CHL9 Yarrowia lipolytica YALI0A07557g): MRPLLLRPKLKNIGLFFQQQLILIEQTGDEAALKQALVLKKLMLDMYLGLINMNDDISYADWAGHMMVAITRCAGMVMRMNLMKHTFELIFSLYSYLTPLSPQKKLQKYRIKYNDGKITYKDLYDISVEFSNSWGTLNELFNMRKETMTVEEVMESVMRMDIQKINPNMSPVLKRHGSENALLRETQMFIVEHLWRGARISYYRLKSGGFETYDFDVLFQNSEPPLPDSVFNHLLLKYENVCGWLPVGDIGLFSDEQIGSSEERLLANLNTLYHHIGASATYPVRWSVDETEDGIQVTNTAKYKGTRQVTPKIISPGKMVIDGSVLTYKCPIPSPNEREFPTVAMDYVGEIMEKHRVHDISDLVEFYVPQAEKPLYNSSEFEHWLERASNYYSYGNSDYTTLLDKGFFMLKHVKDGVFIRPAEEPDDLMSHIKGLQNLKEFHFFKGLFDKPSGDTSGGLFTQACIDYCNKFDPIYPRNGDDWVTWNVSWEKNTPCIINDKRLFVSEPTSEDKSIVYQGRHYRVTGVGTVCYAYTHKGEPLVVTAQYCEKIDANQLPKECFMNIQEGFHRNQDTLVIKLPVLSLSPKLSWRGHEIVNFDVSYWHKQLGHLNLKGLKKYIPVIKGMPPLLWPFRIRCEECYGRDEPKMDSCGGCHSHKEEGEGEGGQEGRCAYGDT, from the coding sequence ATGAGACCGCTACTGTTGCGGCCGAAATTGAAGAATATCGGGCTgtttttccagcagcaactgATTCTCATAGAGCAAACGGGGGATGAGGCCGCATTGAAGCAGGCTCTAGTGCTGAAAAAATTGATGTTAGACATGTACCTCGGTCTCATCAACATGAACGATGATATCTCATACGCTGATTGGGCGGGACATATGATGGTGGCGATTACCAGATGTGCAGGGATGGTGATGCGCATGAATCTCATGAAGCACACGTTTGAACTGATCTTCTCCCTGTACAGTTACTTGACGCCGCTGAGCCcgcagaagaagctgcaaAAGTACCGGATCAAGTACAATGATGGGAAGATTACCTACAAAGACCTGTACGACATTTCGGTGGAATTCAGCAACTCGTGGGGCACATTGAACGAGCTGTTCAATATGAGGAAGGAAACGATGACGGTGGAAGAGGTCATGGAGTCTGTTATGAGAATGGATATACAGAAAATCAATCCCAACATGTCTCCTGTGTTGAAACGTCATGGGTCCGAGAATGCTCTTCTTCGAGAGACCCAAATGTTCATAGTGGAGCATTTGTGGAGAGGAGCACGTATCTCGTACTACCGGCTCAAGAGTGGAGGATTTGAGACGTACGATTTCGACGTGCTGTTCCAGAACAGTGAGCCGCCTTTACCGGACTCTGTCTTCAACCATCTTCTTCTAAAGTACGAAAATGTGTGTGGATGGTTACCTGTGGGGGATATTGGATTGTTTTCCGACGAGCAGATTGGGTCAAGTGAGGAGCGCCTCTTGGCCAACTTGAACACTCTGTATCATCACATTGGAGCTTCCGCAACTTATCCTGTTAGATGGAGTGTCGACGAGACAGAGGACGGCATACAGGTGACAAACACAGCCAAATACAAGGGCACGAGACAAGTAACACCCAAGATAATCAGCCCTGGAAAGATGGTAATTGATGGCTCTGTATTGACATACAAGTGTCCGATACCGAGTCCAAACGAGCGGGAATTCCCCACCGTTGCCATGGACTATGTTGGAGAGATTATGGAGAAACACCGGGTCCATGACATCAGCGATTTGGTTGAATTTTACGTGCCTCAGGCAGAAAAGCCTCTGTATAACAGCAGCGAGTTTGAGCATTGGCTGGAACGAGCTTCCAATTATTACTCATACGGAAACAGCGACTACACAACTCTTTTGGACAAGGGTTTCTTCATGTTGAAACATGTGAAGGATGGAGTGTTCATTAGACCTGCTGAGGAGCCTGACGACTTGATGAGCCATATCAAGGGTctccagaacctcaaggagttcCACTTCTTCAAGGGATTGTTTGACAAACCGTCTGGTGACACTAGTGGAGGGTTGTTCACCCAGGCTTGCATCGACTACTGTAACAAGTTTGACCCCATTTACCCCCGGAATGGAGATGATTGGGTAACATGGAATGTAAGCTGGGAGAAGAATACGCCATGTATCATCAACGACAAGCGGCTGTTTGTGAGCGAGCCGACCTCAGAAGACAAGTCTATTGTATATCAGGGCAGACATTATCGTGTGACTGGTGTGGGAACTGTCTGTTATGCGTACACGCATAAAGGTGAGCCCCTGGTGGTTACTGCCCAGTACTGTGAGAAGATTGACGCCAACCAGCTGCCGAAGGAGTGCTTCATGAACATCCAGGAGGGATTTCATCGAAACCAAGATACCTTGGTCATCAAGTTGCCTGTTCTTTCCTTGTCTCCCAAACTGAGCTGGAGAGGTCATGAGATTGTTAACTTTGACGTCTCCTATTGGCACAAGCAGCTGGGCCACTTGAATTTGAAGGGACTCAAAAAATACATACCTGTGATCAAGGGCATGCCTCCGTTGTTGTGGCCGTTTAGAATCAGATGTGAGGAGTGTTATGGGAGAGATGAACCCAAGATGGACAGCTGTGGGGGGTGTCACAGTCACAAAGAAgagggagagggagagggGGGGCAGGAGGGACGATGTGCTTATGGGGACACGTAA
- a CDS encoding uncharacterized protein (Compare to YALI0C22044g, similar to uniprot|Q6CFI2 Yarrowia lipolytica YALI0B06776g) — MRPTIHRPDLGTLRAILNGHADQETDNDTRKRVKLLRYIIVDVYEELVTTFVPRWTHADWAWCMRVVVEKCLRDIMRMGLITSIYDLVYSLFVGYVGAPVTKERLLRFAGGYHNPSTKFKDAYDITVAYFSMFDHDEKNVQEFLAEHDETTALEYLQMGYLEKTPMFQEQATDDIEVLETYFAIRTYLWRNARSAYFQLKRDGVEVYDFDVVFEQQTPPFLPNVFINLALIFFTACGWLPVGDNVGLFRYQNMWLENRTKGDPGLQDKLYALFRAQGNPRSDWETWWKKLNPLQRDVAHDRMTLIGPGLLDVASTPSPRPVDQFLVMFPRATTEVSPTVQHFVANQLQMGQVLHSEFLLSIRRYNKMRWDREQSSRLKKDTGTKWDGPKGYEKIYNTVPSGYFDNLVDKNFYLDDYIFEDKVYGIPSPATEGRLMGLPFQEHLETLQRTKEFFFFKSMFTDSRDKINTYYGMFLQACIEYSNIHDPEIWYNEDDDWVDWYVTDEEHPLVVKDRRLFVQPMPSEERTLVIEGDEYHVSERGTVCYAYDPEGKPIYATAYYCQKVLDNLLGKCAFAPLVGVCHKNSNYMVQLPRLEVTEYMGGETVLLWRGYELVDLDLTYWHKHLGHADKQKLKRYRKVIKGMPPYFWQSRAACEECW; from the coding sequence ATGCGACCGACGATACACAGGCCGGATCTGGGCACTCTGAGAGCCATTCTGAATGGCCACGCAGATCAGGAAACCGACAATGACACGAGAAAAAGGGTCAAATTGCTCAGATACATCATTGTCGACGTGTACGAGGAACTGGTGACCACGTTTGTACCGCGGTGGACACATGCAGACTGGGCCTGGTGTATGAGAGTTGTGGTTGAAAAGTGTCTGCGAGATATCATGCGTATGGGGCTCATCACCTCTATCTATGATCTTGTCTATTCTCTGTTTGTGGGTTATGTGGGAGCTCCTGTCACGAAGGAACGCCTGCTGAGGTTTGCCGGCGGTTACCACAACCCCTccaccaagttcaaggaTGCCTACGATATTACTGTGGCGTATTTCAGCATGTTTGATCACGACGAGAAGAATGTGCAAGAGTTCTTGGCCGAACATGACGAGACTACCGCTCTGGAATACCTTCAAATGGGCTACCTAGAAAAGACACCGATGTTTCAAGAACAAGCGACGGACGATATagaggtgctggagaccTATTTCGCTATCCGAACGTACCTCTGGCGAAACGCAAGGTCGGCATACTTTCAACTGAAAAGAGATGGCGTGGAGGTTTATGACTTTGATGTTGTTTTCGAGCAGCAAACCCCTCCTTTTCTGCCGAATGTATTCATCAACCTCGCACTCATCTTTTTTACGGCTTGTGGATGGCTGCCGGTAGGAGACAATGTTGGACTGTTCAGATACCAGAACATGTGGTTGGAGAACAGAACTAAAGGAGACCCGGGACTTCAGGACAAACTGTATGCCTTGTTTAGAGCCCAAGGAAACCCCAGAAGTGACTGGGAAAcgtggtggaagaagctGAATCCACTTCAGCGAGATGTGGCTCATGATCGCATGACTCTCATAGGTCCTGGACTGCTGGACGTGGCTTCTACGCCCTCACCCAGACCCGTGGACCAATTCCTGGTCATGTTTCCTAGGGCGACAACAGAAGTTAGCCCAACAGTTCAGCATTTTGTGGCAAATCAGCTCCAGATGGGCCAGGTGCTGCATTCTGAGTTCCTACTCAGCATAAGGAGATACAACAAGATGAGATGGGACAGAGAGCAGTCGAGCAGGCTGAAAAAAGATACCGGCACCAAATGGGATGGCCCGAAAGGGTACGAAAAGATTTACAATACGGTTCCATCCGGATATTTTGACAATTTGGTGGACAAGAACTTCTATCTCGATGACTACATCTTTGAGGACAAGGTGTATGGTATTCCTAGCCCCGCTACTGAAGGCAGACTGATGGGATTGCCGTTCCAAGAGCATCTCGAGACACTTCAGAGAACCAAGGagtttttctttttcaagTCCATGTTCACagactcacgtgacaaaaTCAACACTTACTACGGCATGTTTCTCCAGGCATGTATTGAATACTCCAACATACACGACCCAGAAATATGGTATAATGAGGACGATGATTGGGTTGATTGGTATGTTACCGATGAGGAGCATCCTCTGGTGGTCAAAGACAGACGACTATTTGTACAGCCGATGCCGTCAGAAGAGAGAACTCTGGTGATAGAAGGAGACGAGTACCATGTTTCTGAAAGGGGGACTGTCTGCTACGCCTATGATCCTGAGGGAAAGCCCATCTATGCGACGGCCTACTACTGCCAAAAAGTGCTGGACAATCTTCTCGGTAAGTGTGCTTTCGCTCCTCTTGTGGGAGTCTGTCACAAGAACAGCAACTACATGGTCCAGTTACCTCGATTGGAGGTGACAGAATACATGGGAGGAGAAACAGTTTTGTTGTGGAGAGGTTACGAGTTGGTGGATTTGGACTTGACGTATTGGCACAAACATCTGGGCCATGCGGACAAGCAGAAGTTGAAGAGGTATCGAAAGGTGATCAAGGGGATGCCACCGTATTTCTGGCAGTCCAGAGCAGCATGTGAGGAGTGTTGGTAG